The DNA window CGCGTTCACGGCACGACGCGTGAACGCCCGGTGGATCGACTGCACCAGGAACAGTCGGCCCTGACACCCATCCCACCGATCGACACCATCGCGGTGTTTCTGCGAGAACCCCGCAAGGTCAGCTGGGACAGCTTCGTGTCGTATGCCGGCAATTTCTATGGCGTGCCCTGGTCATATGCCGGTCAGGGCGTCGACGTGCAGGCTGATCAGGTCACGGTGCAGATCTTCAGCGGTGGATGTCGCATCGCCGTGCATTCCCGGTCGGCGCAGCGTGGCGCGCGATTCGTGGTGGATCGCCAGTACGACGGCATGCCGGCGGGTGGTGCGGCCGCCCGACGTGGCCCGCACCTGGCCTATCAGCAAGAAGCGCTGTCGGACGTGCAGGTCGAGCAGCGCCCCCTGGCGGAATACGCCGCGTTGGTGGCCATTCAGGACAGTGTCACGCTGGACGAGGTGCTGGCCGACGTGTTCCGGGAGGGGTCGGCATGATCTCGGTGGAGCGCTGCCGGGATGACCTGGAGCGACTGGGCTTGCCGCATGCGGCAAGCCTGCTGGACAGTCGACTGGACGCGGCCGCCAAGAAGGAACTCCCGTATGCGGAGTTCCTGGCGGATCTGCTGCGGATCGAGGTCAACGCCCGGGATGAACATGGCCGGGCCCGCCGGCTGAAACTCGCGAAACTGCCTTTTGACCGGCGGCTGGACAGCTTCGACTTCGCCTTTCAGCCGAGTGTGGACAAGCGGCTGATCAAGGAGCTGGGTACGCTGTCGTTCGCCGTTGACGGCCAGAACGTGATCCTACTGGGGCCGCCTGGAGTCGGAAAGACGCACCTGGCCGTCGGATTGTGTGTCAACGCCATCGAGCAGGGAGAGAGCGTGTTGTTCACGCGGGCCGGTCAGTTGATGGAGGACCTGCGCCGAGCGCAGGCCCTGAACCGGCTGGAGCAGCGGTTGCGCTTCTACCTGAAACCGAAGGTGCTGGTCGTCGACGAATTCGGCGTGTGGCCCTATGACCGCCTGGCGGCAAATGCCCTATTTGGGCTGGTCGCGGCGCGCTATGAGCGTGGGAGTGTGATCCTGACATCCAACAAAGGGTTCGGTGACTGGGGCGAGGTGCTGGGCGACCCGGTGGTGGCGAGCGCCATCCTGGATCGGCTGCTGCACCACAGCCACGTGTTGAACATCAAAGGCGAATCGTACCGGCTGCGGGAGAAGAAGAAATCTGGGTTGTTCCCGAGCACGTTGGTGGGGCTGAGCCCCACCAGTCAGGAGGTGAACCGGAAATGACAGCAGGCTGGGTGGTCAAATTTAACCCGCCGAAAGTGGTCAATTTTAAGTCGCCGTTGACAGAGCAAACGACTGAAAATCGTTGGGTCGCCGGTTCAAGTCCGGCCCTGGCCACCAAGAACAAGGAACCTCCGACTCAGTCGGAGGTTCTTGTTCGTTTTGAGCTCGGGTCTGCCCAAAGATCAGGGTGCATAAGTGACTGCATAGTGGTCGGATCGCACGCTCTCAGACAGGGCGAACACGGGAAACCCACGCTCGTCGGGCAACACGAGTCGGCTCCGACGGACGAGACTGTGCCATAGGGCCTGCCGGTCATCCGGCTGGACGAGCCCAGCCCTCCATATAAATGAGGCGGGGACCGCCCGCACGCCGTGCCAAACGGCCACCACGCCGTTCGGGTTGCAGGGTTGGCCGAGGAGGGCCAGGAACGCATGACAGCGCTCGCCGGTATGGGAGTCGCCTGCGAACGTAGCTCAGGTAACTCGCAGCGGCCAGTGGTAGGGCAGGGGAGGCCGCCCGCCTTGGGGGGGAGCGGTGGGCCGGAAGCAGGCCGAAGACTTGCGGCCAATCCGCCGATTTCTGGCTCAGTCTTCGACTATGTAGCCCTTCAGGCGCCGTGGCGCTGTCCTGGACCTCACAGGTTTG is part of the Deinococcus metalli genome and encodes:
- a CDS encoding Mu transposase domain-containing protein gives rise to the protein RVHGTTRERPVDRLHQEQSALTPIPPIDTIAVFLREPRKVSWDSFVSYAGNFYGVPWSYAGQGVDVQADQVTVQIFSGGCRIAVHSRSAQRGARFVVDRQYDGMPAGGAAARRGPHLAYQQEALSDVQVEQRPLAEYAALVAIQDSVTLDEVLADVFREGSA
- the istB gene encoding IS21-like element helper ATPase IstB, whose amino-acid sequence is MISVERCRDDLERLGLPHAASLLDSRLDAAAKKELPYAEFLADLLRIEVNARDEHGRARRLKLAKLPFDRRLDSFDFAFQPSVDKRLIKELGTLSFAVDGQNVILLGPPGVGKTHLAVGLCVNAIEQGESVLFTRAGQLMEDLRRAQALNRLEQRLRFYLKPKVLVVDEFGVWPYDRLAANALFGLVAARYERGSVILTSNKGFGDWGEVLGDPVVASAILDRLLHHSHVLNIKGESYRLREKKKSGLFPSTLVGLSPTSQEVNRK